A single region of the Mycobacterium lentiflavum genome encodes:
- a CDS encoding (2Z,6E)-farnesyl diphosphate synthase has protein sequence MEIIPPRLKEPLYRVYELRLKQELAGSKSELPRHIAVLCDGNRRWARDAGYEDVSFGYRMGAAKIAEMLRWCQEAGVEMATVYLLSTENLQRDPEELAGLIEVITDVVEEICAPANRWSVRTVGDLELLGDEPARRLRGAVESTPSLAPFHVNVAVGYGGRQEIVGAVRALLSKELANGATAEELVEAVTVDAISENLYTSGQPDPDLVIRTSGEQRLSGFLLWQSAYSEMWFCETHWPAFRRVDFLRALRDYSLRNRRYGK, from the coding sequence GTGGAGATCATTCCGCCGCGGCTCAAAGAGCCGTTGTATCGGGTGTACGAGCTACGGCTGAAGCAGGAACTCGCCGGCTCGAAATCTGAGCTTCCGCGGCATATCGCCGTGCTGTGCGACGGCAACCGGCGATGGGCACGCGACGCGGGATACGAGGACGTCAGCTTCGGCTACCGGATGGGCGCGGCCAAGATCGCCGAGATGCTGCGATGGTGCCAGGAAGCCGGCGTCGAGATGGCCACGGTTTATCTACTGTCCACCGAAAACCTGCAACGCGATCCCGAAGAGCTGGCCGGGCTGATCGAGGTCATCACCGATGTCGTCGAGGAGATCTGCGCGCCGGCCAACCGGTGGAGCGTGCGCACGGTCGGCGACCTGGAACTGCTCGGTGACGAGCCGGCCCGCCGGTTGCGCGGTGCGGTCGAGTCCACGCCCAGCCTCGCGCCGTTTCACGTCAACGTCGCGGTCGGCTACGGCGGCCGGCAGGAGATCGTCGGCGCGGTGCGCGCGTTGTTGAGCAAAGAACTCGCCAACGGCGCCACCGCCGAGGAGCTCGTCGAGGCAGTGACCGTCGACGCCATCTCCGAGAACCTCTACACCTCCGGGCAGCCCGACCCCGATCTGGTGATCCGCACCTCCGGCGAGCAGCGGCTGTCGGGATTTCTGCTCTGGCAGAGCGCCTATTCAGAGATGTGGTTCTGCGAAACGCACTGGCCGGCGTTTCGTCGCGTCGACTTCTTGCGTGCGCTGCGCGACTACAGCCTGCGCAATCGCCGGTACGGCAAGTAG